Within Acidobacteriota bacterium, the genomic segment GCGATTAATCCGGGGCAGAGCGTCAATGTCAACGTGACGGTTACACCTAACGCCTGCGGCGCGATAAAAGCCTGTGTGCAATTTACGACGAACGATCCGCTCAGACCGCAAATCACTTCCGAATTGACGGCTACCGGCAATGCTGTCGGTCAGGGCAGAGTGACGATTGAAGGCGGCGGCACGACGGTTGATTTCGGCACTGTGGGGGCAAAAGGCAACGGGCTGAAATTGAAGAAACAGCCGCGTCGTCAATTCACCATTCAAAACACCGGTTGCCAACCACTGACTTTAACGCTCGCAGGATTTGTTCGCACCGGCGCGAATACGACGAATGGCAAAATCACAGGCACCAATGACAGCGCGTTTTTCAGCATTGTGCGGTTGGCTGCCGGTGGAAATGAAACGGCGGTTACCAGCCCAATCACCTTGGGCTTTAATGAAACGGCGACCTTCCGTGTGCGCTTCCGCCCGGCGATTCCTGCGGTGGTGAATGGCACAACCGGGCTTGCGGCGTCGAGCGTTTTACCGGACACAGTGACATCACAAGTCGTGTTTCAACAAGCTGGCTCAAGCCCGTTGATGGTTCCACTCATTGGACGGGTGACGACCGGCGTGAAGTTTATTAATCCATCGAACCCGGCAAATGACCCGGTGGTGAATTTCACGCGCAATGGTGATGAATTCACGGTTGAGTTTTCCTTGTTCGATGCGAATTTGAATACCACGCGCGCGACCTTTGATTTTGTTGACCGTAGCGGTCGCGCGGTGCAGACGGTTGATGTCGATCTGGCATCGCAGATTCAGGCGCGAGGCTTAGTCACAGGGCAGAGCTTTACGGTGACGCAGAAATTCACCGGCGCGAAAGACAATCCCAATGTTTCACTGGTGCGCATCAACGTCACGGATGGCGAATCAAACGCCTCGGGCAGCGCCGATTTGGTGGTACTCAGTTCGCTCAAAGTTGAATCGCTCAAGGTCGAAGGCGGCGCGAAACTGGTGATGCCAGTCGTCAGGCTTGAGAATAAAAAATCGCTTTCGTTGAGAGGCGGTCTCCGACCGCGAACCTTAGCAGAGGGAACTCTTCTTCTGACTTTTGCGAGAGCCGCTTATCAAGAGTCCCCTGAATTTTTTACTGATGGTTGTAATACGTGTTTTGATGCTAAGGGGCGATTAGCTGGAAATTATTTAGAAGAAAATAGGCTTCTCATAAATGTGAATCGCCTAACAAAGGAGAAACGCTAATGATGAAACATAAATTTACTGCAACCACGCTCAGTGTTTTATTGGGTTTTTGTCTGGTCGTTTTATCGTTGCCGAAAGCTGTTGCGGCGAAATCAGGTGACGATGAACCGGTGATTCGTTTGCGCGCTAACCCTGGCATTGCGCCGCTTGGCAAACTCTATTCGCTTGGCGCAATTTCCATCAATGGCAAACCGACAAGCGGTGAACAGTTCATCTGGGGCGGGGAACTCTTGCAAGCGTTTTCTCAAAGCGCCAACGTGAGGGTTGAGGCGGTTGCCGAGCTTACCTTGAAACGCGGCGCTATGGTGCGACTGGCAACCTCGAATACTTATCAAAACGAGTCATCGCGCGGCGTGTTGGTGGCATCGCTGCTTACAGGCGATTTAAATATTCGACTGGAAGACGGGGTGAGCGCCTACATTCAAGCGGGCGCATCCATCATCACCGCATCAAACGGCGCAGCTTTTAAAGTCACCACCCGCGAAGGTCGCGCGACGGCTGAAGCCTCACGCGGCACAGTTGAAATTGCGCAAACCACTCAACCCCGATTTACGGTTAAGCCTATCGGTATGGGCGCGACCAACAGTGTGGTGGCGCGCAGCACACGCCAATTGCAGGTGCAGGTGACCGACGAAAACGATAAACCGGTTCCCGACATTCCGATTATTTTTGCTCTGGGCGCTACCGGTTCGGGAACGCTCGGTTCCGGTTCAAGCGCCGGAACGACGTTGACGGTGCGAACCGACGCGCAGGGCATGGCGCGGGCGCAATTTAATGCGGGCGATGCCGGAACTTCGACCGATATTTCCGCAACCGTCGAAGGCACACGTTATTCGTGGACGGGAACGTTCAGCGCCGTGAAAGCCGCAGCCGGGTTCTGGAATCCGCTTACCACCACGCTGGTTGTCGCAGGCGCGGCTGTGGGAGTCGGGCTTGGGGTTTATTACGGCACACGCGACAACAACAACGACCCGATTCGCCAAAGCGGTAATCCTGATGTCAGACCTTAAGGTTGATTGAAAGGATTGGTTAGATTCACACCCATAGAGGCTCTGTTTGTTGCAACCGAACCCAACGGTTTGAGCGAACTGGCTATCTATGGGTTTTTATTTTTTTGATTTTGTGGTTGATTGTTTTCGCCACAACAAAGAAAATGTTTATGTTTTAGCCACCTTTGCTCTTCCACGATTGCATCACAAACCTTGCGAGGTTTTTATGAAAAAGCGTTTAACAGTTAAATTTGGTTTTTCAATATTCCTACTTTCAATTTTAGTTTTCTCTATTCACTCGATTAATGCTCAAGACGCGCGCGACCGGCGCATTAAAATTAAAGTCGGTGAAACCCCTGATGAAGCCAGCAAAAATACCGAGGTTCAATTGTGGGGCGTCATCATTGGTGTTTCGCAATACAAATATGGCGATCAAACCACCAAAGAAGGCGAGATTCCCAATCTGAAAAATGCCGGGGATGATGCGCAGGCGATGTACGATTTTTTGCGTAGCCCGAACGGCGGCGGCTTCCGCGATGTCAGTGACGGCGGACGTTTGATTCTGCTTAAAGATGAAAACGCCACCAAAGCGAATGTTGAAAAAGCTTTGAATACCTTGCGGCAGACGCGACCAAACGACTATTTCATCATTTACATTGCGGCGCACGGCGCGCTGGTGCCACAAGCCAATCCGCAAACCCGCGCCACTGAAGAAATCCCTTATTTCGTTTTGCACGACACTAACCTTGGCGATATGTCGAACACCGCGATTCGCATGGATGCTTTTCGCAAACTGGTGAGCGAAATTTCTGCGAAAAAAGGCTTGGTGATATCCGACACCTGTCACAGCGCCGGTGTGCAATTGCAGGGGCGCGGCATCAACATCACCAAACGCGCCAATTCGCGTTACCTTGAAGAGATGAGCAAAATTCCAAGCGGCGTCGGTTTCCTTTCAGCCGCCGACCAGACCGAACTTTCCTATGAACTCGATACCTTGAATGCCGGGGTGTTTACCTACTCGGTGCTCGAAGGTTTGCGCGGGCTTGCCGATACCAACAGCGATAACGTCGTCAATTTTAAAGAGCTGAAAGATTACGTTAGCGATAAGGTTGCCGAGATGACCGAACGCCGCCAGCGTCCGCAGGGCAATGTGACCTCGGTTGAAGCCAATTATATTCCGATTTCAATCGTCAATTATGCGAGCGAAAAAACTGCGCCTGCGAGTAACTATGGATTGCTGGTGATTCGCACGCCGGATGTTGATGGCGTCGAAGTCGCAATCAATGGCAAGCCGGTCGCTACGCTCGATAGTCGCATTCCGAATACCGTGAAGGTCGAAGCCGGAACCCAGACGCTTTCATTTTCAAAAGGCGCGATGAAGCGCAGCATTCAAGCCAGTGTCGAACCCGGCAAATCGAAACTTGTGGAAATCAATCTCAGTTTCAGCGAAGGCGATGAGGATTCGTTGATTGAATCTGCGAATAAGCAGATCAACGTCTTCTTGCGTGAAGACCGCGAGCCATCCAAAGACGCCAAAGATTTATTCCAAAAAGGCGTCGATAGTTTCAACAAACAACGATTCGCTGAAGCGATTGCGACGCTCAACAAAGCGATTCAAAGCAATGGCGGCGCGTATGCTGATGCCTTCGTGTATCGCGGACGGGCACAACAATCGTTGAGCGATAATCGCGGGGCGGTTGAAAGTTTTCGCCAGGCGATTGCGCTTCGCCCGACTGATTTTGAAACCCGAACCTTGCTTGCCGAAGCGCGGTTCAATATCGGCGATAATGTTGACGAAATCGTTACGGAACTTCGCGAGGTCATCAAACGTCATCCGAATTTCGGTTTTGCCAGAGTCGTGCTGGCAGATGTGTTATTGTGGCGCGGCGAGGCGATTGGCGCGGAGTTGCAACTGAAAGCCGCGATTCGCAGCAATCCCAAACTGCCGCCCGCGCATATGATTCTGGCGGATGTGCTCACCTATCAGGATTCGTTTGAAAAACAGAAAGAGGCGACGGTCGAAGCGCAAAAGGCGCTGGAATTGTTTGATGAGGTTGCCAAAAAACAGGTATCGGCGGCGCGCGGTCTGAAACGCCTTTCGCTTTCGCATATTCTTTTCGGCGGCGCGCGTTACGAAAACAAAAAAGCGATGGCTGAGGTCAACTATATTTTGGGCAAGACCAAAACCCGTCTGGTCGAATATGCTACGAATAACGCCAAATCGCTGCCCGAAAGCGCGACGCTTTTACAACAATCCAATGGTCATTTGCAGGAAGCCATGAAACTTGCCCAGGCAAGCGGCGATAAACGCCGCCAGGTTCTGGTAATGGCGACCCTGGCACAGAACGATTTTTTGCGCGGCGATGTGGCGCTGGCAGTTAAGAACGGCGAAGCGACGTTAAAAGCTGCGGAAGCGACCCCCGAACTCAGTATGTGTGAAGTCTATTTGACGCTTTCAAATGCCTACAACAGTGACCAGAAGTACCCGAAAGCGGCAGAGCAGCTGCAAAAATTTATTAATTCCTGTGGCAATCAATTGACCGCCGACGAGCGTCAAAGATTTGAGGAAGATTTAGCGCAACTCAAGAAACAAAAGGAAGCCAATCGCAAGAAGTAATTTTTAGCAAATAAGGCTTTTATTTGTTCTGGTTATTTGAACTAAGTGATATATTTTTGAAGCAACCGAACCGGAGATGACCGCATCACAGCGCGTGTCATGAACTTGATAACCCAAACTTTAACGATGCCAGTGATTGTAGAACGGACTGAACCTGCGCCCGATGCCGATTTGGTGAAAGCCGCAGCCGAGGGCGATGTCGATGCCTTCGAGCAGCTTTATCATTTACACAACCGACGTGTCTTCTCGCTGTGTATGCGCATGCTTGGCAGCACCACCCAGGCAGAAGACCTCACGCAGGAAGTCTTCCTACAGGTTTTCAGAAAATTGAGCAGCTTTCGCGGTGAATCGCAATTTACCACCTGGTTGCATCGCTTGACGGTCAATCAGGTGTTGATGCATTTTCGCAAACGCGGCGTAAAGCTGGAACATACTAGCGGAGAAGGCGATTTTACCAATGTCACGGATACGCCCATACAAAGCACCCGGCGCGTATCGATGGTTGACCGGATTGCTCTTGAAAAAGCCATTGCGGAATTGCCACCCGGTTATCGCACGGTATTCGTTTTGCACGATGTCGAAGGCTACGAGCACGAAGAGATTTCACATATCCTGAAAGTCAGCATCGGGACATCGAAATCGCAACTCCATAAAGCGCGAATGCGGTTGCGAGAATTATTGAAGGTTCAAAATTAACCAGAAGGGTTGAGGGTATGACAGACTATGGCATCGCTGAGTGCCCGGCGATTTTCGACAAGAGTTAAAAACCATGAATTGCAATGAGTGTTTAGAAGTAATTTCAGAATATGTGGACGGCATGCTGGAACTGGGCGCGCAGACTAAAATCGAGCGCCATCTGGCAGATTGCGAAAGTTGTCGCGCGGTGCGCGATGACTTGTTGCAAATCGTTCATTTCAGCGGGCAATTACCCATGCAAGCGCCCACCAGAGACTTATGGGTAGGCATCAAAACCCAGATCGAAGCTGACCGTCCAAAGACCTATTTAGCACGGGCGAAACACTGGTGGCAGCAACTGCATAACCGCGATTTGTATTTTACGGTGCCGCGAATGGCAGCCCTTGCGGCTTCGTTTATTTTACTCGTTGTCGTCGGTGTCACGATATTTAAAAACTTTTCACCCAATGCGAATCAAGTGGTGAATGGAAATGTTTCGCCAGCCCAGCAAGAGCATCTTGGATTTAAAGATTTGGAACCTTATGAAAAACGCATCGGTGAGTTGAAAGAAGCGGTTGAACAGAAGAAAAAAAACTGGGATGCCAATTTACAATTATCGTTTGAACGCAGCATGATTTCGGTTGAAGACTCATTGAACGAAAGCCGCCGAGAATTTAACAATAATCCGTCGGATGAAAATTGTCGCGAATTGCTCATCAATGCTTATCGCGAAAAAGTCCGGGTTCTCGAAGGTTTCGCTGATTTCAAGCAATAATAAAATCTATGGTAGTGTTTATGCTCCGCTCTGAATTCGCATGGAATAAAAAAAATATGGGCAATGTGATTGAACGTGCAGGAATATTTTTTATCCTCACGAGTTGTTTATTACTGCTCACGAGTGTTGGTTATGCATCCGAACCGCCCGCGAAATTTGAACGCACCTATAACACTACCGGTCGTGCGCATCTGACCATTTCAAATATCAACGGCTCGATTAATGTCACGGCGTGGAATCGCAAAGCGATTTCCGTATTCGCTAAAAATGACGCCTCAGCGCCGATTTCTGAACAGGTCACCGGCGATAACATTTCACTGAGCGTAAGAAAATCACTGACCCCCGGAAGAGCCGATTTTCAAATCTATGCGCCTGCCGAGACCTCCATACAGCTTAATAATTACATCGGGCAAATCGAAGTGCGCGGAGTGCGCGGCGATGTGAAAATCAAATCCTTCGATAGTGAAATTCGTTTGATTGAAGTCCGCCTTCCTTCGGCGGATGTCAGTGTCACGACCGGCGACATTTTTTTTGATGGAGAACTTGCGGGCGATGGTCCTTACACGTTTCAAACCCTCAGAGGCGATGTCGATGTCAGTCTGCCATCGGGCACGTCGTTTCAACTTTCGACCCGCGCCTTGAGTGAAAATATCAATCTGGGTGATTTCATGAATTCGTTGACCGGAACCAATCGCGCGCCGAAAGGCATCACCGGAACCCATCTGAAAGGTGGACCACGATTGAATCTGATTACCTTTAACGGAAGAATTTTGCTGCATAAAAAATAGCCATTGCTTGATCCTCCAAACTGCAAAAGCCGCAAGAGCTAAAACCCTTGCGGCTTTTTTATTACTGAGGTTGAGGAGGCGGTCTTCGATGCATCTGGTAATTCGTCGCGGTCAAAGACTGCTTCCTCAACGAGTTTTCAATCCTTTTAGAAGCTGTCGCGAAGGATGACTTTGGTTGCCAGCACTGAACCATCGGCTAAGGTCAAGCCTTTGACTTTTACCGATTTGCCGACTGAAAAAGCGCCGTGTTCGGTTGACAGTTTGGTCGTCGTCGTGACGTGAATGGTGCGGTCTTTGACTTTCCAATCGCCAATTAAGGTTGGGTCGCCTGGCAAGGTTTGAATCGCGCCTTTGACGCTTAATGAATCGCCTTCACCCGAACGGCTGCTGCTGCCAACCGAAGAGGCTGTCTTCACTTCGATAGTCGCAGCATCCAGAGACCCATCCGCGCGTGTGGTGCCTTTGACTTCGACGAGAACGCCAACCGCTACTTGCCCGTGTTCGAGATTGATAATAGTCGAACTGGTGACGTGAACCGTGCGTCCGCTGACACTCCAATCGCCGATTAAACCGCTTGGAAAACTCTGAACGATGCCGTGCAATTCGTTGCGGTCATCATCCTGCCCGCCGCCGCCGCTGCCACTGCCACTGCCGCCGCCGCTTGAACTGCCGGATTTCACTTCGATGCTGGTGGCATCCATTGAACCGTCGGTTCGCATACTGCCTTTGACTTCGACGAGTGCGCCGACCACTGCCGCGCCATGTTCTAAATTGATCATTGTTGATGAGGTAACGTGAATCGCGCGTCCGCCAACCTGCCAATCCCCTATGAGTCCGCTGGATGGCAATTGTTCGATGATCGCGGTAATTTCACTTCGCCCGTCACCCCCCGTTGCACTTGATTGAATTTCAATTTTGGTAGCATCCATCGACCCATCGGCTCGCAACGTGCCTTTCACTTCGGCAAATGCGCCGACAGCAACCGGCCCGACTTCGGCTTCAATACGGGTTGAAGCGGTCGCGTGAATTACTTTACCGCCGATTTGCCAGTCACCCACAAACGATGAGGGGAAACTTTGAATGGTGCCTTTAAAGCTGATGTCGCCCGGTGAAGGATTGGGCGATGCCTGACGCAATTCGATTTCGGTTGCATCGATTGAGCCGTCGCTGCGCGGGAAACCTTCGACCTTGACGGTCGCGCCAACGGTGATGACGCCGTCTTCGTGATTGATAATTGTCGAACTCGATGCGTGCACCACTTTATCGGCAACGCGCCAATCGCCAATGAATCCGCCGCTCGGCAAGGCTTGCACGATTCCCGTGAATTTAACATCTTCAGTAAAAGTTAAAGCGGATGAATGAATCGGCAATAAACTTAAAACCAGAATCAATAAGCTTGATAATTTAACAAAACTACTTCTCATAAATTGCATGACCTCCAAATTGTCGTGACTGTAATTTTCTCCGGCCCTCACTCTCACAAAACAGTAGAGCGATGGGGGTGGAGAAAAATACCGGAAATTTATGGCTTGAATTTTTTAGTGAACAAATAAATAAGGGCAGGTGATGCCTGCCCATTGAAGTAAATAAATTGGAAAGCCGGATTACGGTCGGGCTTTGTATTTATCGTTCAACTCGGTGTGCTTGCTTGTAAGCGGCACCTGTTTTCCGTTAATGAAGAGGTATTTGATTTGCGTGAGGATTTCCAGCGGGTCGCCATCAGTGACAATTAAATTGGCGATTTTGCCGGTTTCAATGGAACCGATTTTATCGGCGACGCCCCAGA encodes:
- a CDS encoding DUF5666 domain-containing protein encodes the protein MRSSFVKLSSLLILVLSLLPIHSSALTFTEDVKFTGIVQALPSGGFIGDWRVADKVVHASSSTIINHEDGVITVGATVKVEGFPRSDGSIDATEIELRQASPNPSPGDISFKGTIQSFPSSFVGDWQIGGKVIHATASTRIEAEVGPVAVGAFAEVKGTLRADGSMDATKIEIQSSATGGDGRSEITAIIEQLPSSGLIGDWQVGGRAIHVTSSTMINLEHGAAVVGALVEVKGSMRTDGSMDATSIEVKSGSSSGGGSGSGSGGGGQDDDRNELHGIVQSFPSGLIGDWSVSGRTVHVTSSTIINLEHGQVAVGVLVEVKGTTRADGSLDAATIEVKTASSVGSSSRSGEGDSLSVKGAIQTLPGDPTLIGDWKVKDRTIHVTTTTKLSTEHGAFSVGKSVKVKGLTLADGSVLATKVILRDSF
- a CDS encoding RNA polymerase sigma factor; amino-acid sequence: MPVIVERTEPAPDADLVKAAAEGDVDAFEQLYHLHNRRVFSLCMRMLGSTTQAEDLTQEVFLQVFRKLSSFRGESQFTTWLHRLTVNQVLMHFRKRGVKLEHTSGEGDFTNVTDTPIQSTRRVSMVDRIALEKAIAELPPGYRTVFVLHDVEGYEHEEISHILKVSIGTSKSQLHKARMRLRELLKVQN
- a CDS encoding zf-HC2 domain-containing protein; amino-acid sequence: MNCNECLEVISEYVDGMLELGAQTKIERHLADCESCRAVRDDLLQIVHFSGQLPMQAPTRDLWVGIKTQIEADRPKTYLARAKHWWQQLHNRDLYFTVPRMAALAASFILLVVVGVTIFKNFSPNANQVVNGNVSPAQQEHLGFKDLEPYEKRIGELKEAVEQKKKNWDANLQLSFERSMISVEDSLNESRREFNNNPSDENCRELLINAYREKVRVLEGFADFKQ